The Prevotella melaninogenica genome has a segment encoding these proteins:
- a CDS encoding MBL fold metallo-hydrolase yields MLRFLSFGSGSSGNCYLLYTDTDCLMIDCGVGIRSLKKHFHNYGLQLNMVHNVLITHDHADHVKSVGSISGDLQLPVYTTEDVHRGISQNWCVRRKVDQQYVRFIKKGEEITIGEFKVTPFGVPHDSTDCVGYSVEYEGIRFTLITDCGHITDEIAQFISISNYLVIEANHEPEKLAAGPYPRHLKERISGPNGHLSNEACAKALVENASPALRHVWLCHLSDENNHPELAKKTIEAVLRDSGIIIGKEFTLEVLKRKIPSEMYELNP; encoded by the coding sequence ATGCTGAGGTTTTTATCTTTCGGCAGTGGTAGTAGTGGTAATTGCTATCTTTTATATACTGACACAGACTGTCTAATGATTGATTGTGGTGTTGGTATTCGTTCATTAAAGAAGCATTTCCACAACTATGGTCTGCAATTAAATATGGTTCATAATGTGCTTATCACCCATGATCATGCCGATCATGTGAAGTCAGTTGGTTCTATAAGTGGTGATTTGCAACTACCTGTATATACAACAGAAGACGTTCATAGAGGAATTAGTCAGAACTGGTGTGTAAGACGTAAAGTCGATCAACAATACGTTAGATTCATAAAAAAGGGTGAAGAGATTACTATTGGTGAATTTAAAGTAACGCCTTTCGGAGTACCCCATGATAGCACAGACTGTGTTGGTTATTCCGTAGAATATGAGGGTATTCGATTTACATTAATCACCGATTGTGGACATATCACAGATGAGATTGCACAGTTTATTTCTATTTCTAATTACTTGGTAATAGAGGCAAACCATGAACCAGAGAAGTTGGCTGCTGGTCCATATCCACGCCATTTAAAGGAACGTATCAGTGGACCAAACGGACATCTAAGTAATGAGGCCTGTGCAAAAGCACTTGTAGAGAATGCTTCACCTGCTTTACGCCATGTATGGTTATGCCATCTGAGTGACGAGAATAATCATCCAGAATTGGCTAAGAAGACAATTGAAGCTGTTTTACGTGATAGTGGAATAATCATTGGAAAGGAATTCACACTTGAAGTATTGAAACGCAAAATACCAAGTGAAATGTACGAATTAAATCCTTAA
- the rd gene encoding rubredoxin — protein MKKYECETCGYIYDPELGDPDSGIEPGTAFEDIPDDWVCPLCGVGKDDFTPVEE, from the coding sequence ATGAAGAAGTACGAATGCGAGACATGTGGTTATATTTATGACCCAGAACTTGGTGATCCAGACAGCGGCATTGAGCCAGGTACAGCATTTGAGGATATTCCAGATGATTGGGTTTGCCCTCTTTGCGGTGTAGGTAAGGATGATTTCACTCCAGTTGAAGAGTAA
- a CDS encoding DMP19 family protein: MIDVKVKDSDIRNAVEEGMDSFVQVFVDTIGNAIDNKLTLEAMQQLNADQITLLAWSYLHQEVMDGGYIQLIYNGYGAFIFKNPFAVAMRNWGIRELYTHIRHGKKYYEKYHEAIEAVESDEDFMALYEQMPEFDEFDDEFVVNEERWSAMIAAYIDDHIENFATIENE; encoded by the coding sequence ATGATTGACGTCAAAGTAAAAGATAGCGATATACGCAACGCCGTTGAAGAAGGAATGGACAGTTTTGTTCAGGTCTTTGTTGATACCATTGGCAATGCAATAGATAACAAGCTGACATTGGAAGCTATGCAGCAACTGAATGCTGATCAGATAACACTGTTAGCATGGAGTTATCTTCATCAGGAAGTGATGGATGGCGGTTATATCCAGTTGATATACAATGGTTATGGTGCCTTTATCTTCAAAAACCCTTTTGCTGTAGCAATGCGCAACTGGGGGATTCGTGAGCTATACACACACATTCGTCACGGAAAGAAATATTACGAAAAGTATCACGAGGCGATTGAAGCTGTTGAATCCGACGAAGATTTCATGGCTTTATATGAACAGATGCCTGAATTTGACGAGTTTGATGATGAGTTTGTGGTCAATGAAGAACGCTGGAGTGCAATGATTGCAGCCTATATCGATGACCATATTGAGAATTTTGCAACAATTGAAAATGAATAA
- the smpB gene encoding SsrA-binding protein SmpB, producing MNKEQQEKRKKSPVQIRNKKASFEYFFVDTYTAGIVLTGTEIKSIRAGKASLVDSYCYITKGEMWVQGMNISPYFYGSYANHEAKRPRKLLLNRKEIRSLEAESKTPGFTIIPTLIFIDENGRAKVDIALARGKKEYDKRQTLKEKEDRREMDRAKKHY from the coding sequence ATGAATAAGGAACAACAAGAGAAAAGAAAGAAATCACCTGTACAGATAAGAAACAAGAAAGCCTCTTTTGAGTATTTCTTCGTCGATACTTACACAGCAGGTATTGTTCTTACTGGTACTGAGATAAAGTCTATACGTGCTGGTAAGGCTTCGTTGGTTGATTCTTACTGCTATATAACAAAAGGTGAAATGTGGGTTCAGGGGATGAACATATCTCCTTATTTCTATGGGTCGTATGCCAATCATGAGGCAAAACGCCCCCGTAAACTCCTATTGAACCGAAAAGAAATACGTAGCCTTGAAGCAGAGTCAAAGACTCCAGGCTTCACTATCATTCCAACACTTATCTTCATTGATGAGAACGGACGAGCAAAGGTTGACATTGCACTGGCAAGAGGTAAGAAAGAATACGACAAACGACAGACACTAAAAGAGAAGGAAGACCGCCGAGAGATGGATCGAGCGAAGAAACACTATTAA
- the metH gene encoding methionine synthase has translation MKLRDNIKDRILILDGAMGTMIQGYHLTEQDFRGNLELLQMLNYQGNNDMLNLSRPDIIEDIHRRYLEVEADIISTNTFSAQRVSQADYHMESFSRDIAYAGAKLARKCADEYSTADKPRYVAGSIGPTNKTCSMSPDVSDPAKRDLTYDALFNAYSEQVAAMIEGGIDAVLIETIFDTLNAKVAIDASLSEMKKAGVNLPIMLSVTITDLSGRTLSGQTLDAFLASVSSYPIFSVGLNCSFGAEQMRPYLKELAAKAPYYISIHPNAGLPNSMGEYDETPEIMVPQMASFVDEGLVNIIGGCCGTTEEFIAGYAKIVEGKKPHIPVDAPKEMILSGLEQFRLTPEISFVNVGERCNVAGSRKFLRLVKEKNYEEALTIARKQVDDGALVLDINMDDGLLEAKDEMAHFVNMISSEPEIARVPLMIDSSDWEVVVSALKCVQGKAIVNSISLKEGEDVFVRHAKDVLRFGAAVVVMCFDEEGQATSYERRIEIAERAYKILTEKVGFPPQDIIFDPNILAICTGMKEHNSYAVDFIRATEWIKKNLSGAHVSGGVSNLSFSFRGNNYIREAMHAVFLYHAIQVGMDFGIVNPATKVTYADIPEDHLKIIEDVVLDRVEGADELLIELANKILEEKEAQKNGGATQEVAQEAWRNEALEDRLKYALRKGISTYLNEDIHEALEKYPHAVNIIEGPLMQGMNEVGDLFGAGKMFLPQVVKTARTMKDAVAILQPYIEKEKVDGKAIAGKVLLATVKGDVHDIGKNIVGVVMACNNYEVIDLGVMVPADQIIKKAKEENVDLIGLSGLITPSLQEMVNSVVAFKESGLKIPVMIGGATTSQLHVALKIAPLYDAPVVWVKDASVNPSIAAALLNDKERECFCKDLDATYEKLRAGYKEEQQKVLSLSKARENKLNLFD, from the coding sequence ATGAAGTTAAGGGATAACATTAAAGATAGAATACTGATTTTAGACGGTGCGATGGGCACTATGATTCAAGGATATCACTTGACGGAGCAGGACTTCCGAGGTAACCTTGAACTTTTGCAGATGCTCAATTATCAGGGTAATAATGATATGTTGAACCTGTCACGCCCTGATATCATAGAGGATATTCATCGTCGTTATTTAGAGGTGGAAGCTGATATTATCAGTACTAACACCTTCTCTGCACAGCGTGTTTCGCAAGCAGATTACCACATGGAAAGTTTCTCTCGTGATATTGCCTACGCAGGAGCGAAGCTTGCACGTAAGTGTGCTGATGAATATTCGACCGCAGACAAACCTCGTTATGTCGCTGGTAGTATTGGTCCTACGAACAAGACTTGTTCTATGTCGCCTGATGTAAGCGACCCAGCTAAGCGTGACCTTACGTATGATGCACTCTTTAATGCTTATAGCGAGCAGGTTGCTGCGATGATAGAAGGGGGTATTGATGCTGTGTTGATTGAGACAATCTTTGATACGCTTAATGCTAAGGTAGCGATTGATGCCTCATTGTCTGAGATGAAGAAGGCGGGTGTCAACCTACCTATTATGCTGTCAGTGACCATTACTGACTTGTCTGGTAGAACGCTTAGTGGTCAGACACTCGATGCTTTCCTTGCATCAGTATCGTCTTATCCTATCTTTTCTGTTGGTCTTAACTGTTCGTTCGGAGCAGAACAGATGCGCCCTTATTTGAAGGAGTTGGCAGCTAAAGCACCTTATTATATAAGCATTCATCCAAATGCAGGTCTGCCAAACTCGATGGGGGAGTATGATGAAACACCAGAAATCATGGTGCCACAGATGGCTTCATTCGTGGATGAAGGACTTGTGAATATCATTGGTGGCTGTTGTGGAACAACGGAAGAGTTCATTGCTGGTTACGCAAAGATTGTTGAAGGAAAGAAACCTCATATACCTGTTGATGCGCCAAAGGAGATGATTCTCTCTGGACTTGAGCAGTTCCGATTAACTCCAGAAATATCATTTGTGAATGTTGGTGAGCGTTGTAATGTTGCCGGAAGCCGTAAATTCCTTCGCTTAGTCAAAGAGAAGAACTACGAGGAAGCGCTGACCATTGCTCGTAAACAGGTGGATGATGGTGCGTTAGTACTGGATATCAATATGGACGACGGTCTGTTGGAGGCAAAAGATGAGATGGCTCATTTCGTCAATATGATTTCATCAGAACCAGAGATTGCCCGTGTTCCATTGATGATTGACTCATCTGATTGGGAGGTAGTTGTATCTGCTTTGAAGTGTGTACAGGGTAAAGCGATTGTCAACTCTATTTCTTTGAAAGAAGGTGAAGATGTCTTTGTTCGCCATGCAAAGGATGTACTGCGCTTCGGTGCAGCTGTTGTTGTGATGTGCTTTGATGAAGAAGGACAGGCAACAAGCTACGAGCGTCGTATTGAGATAGCTGAAAGAGCTTATAAGATTCTTACTGAGAAAGTAGGTTTCCCGCCTCAAGACATTATCTTCGACCCAAATATTCTTGCTATTTGTACGGGTATGAAAGAGCATAACAGCTATGCTGTCGACTTCATTCGTGCTACGGAATGGATAAAGAAAAATCTTTCAGGTGCTCATGTTAGTGGTGGTGTAAGTAACCTTTCATTTAGTTTCCGAGGTAATAACTATATCCGTGAGGCTATGCATGCCGTATTCCTTTATCATGCTATTCAGGTGGGTATGGACTTTGGTATTGTCAATCCAGCTACCAAAGTGACATACGCCGATATACCAGAAGACCATCTGAAGATAATTGAAGACGTTGTTCTGGATAGGGTAGAGGGAGCCGACGAACTACTGATTGAACTGGCTAACAAGATTCTTGAGGAAAAAGAAGCACAAAAGAATGGTGGTGCTACGCAGGAAGTAGCGCAGGAAGCATGGCGTAATGAAGCGTTGGAAGACAGATTAAAATACGCACTGCGCAAGGGTATTTCAACCTATTTGAATGAGGATATTCATGAAGCATTGGAGAAGTATCCACACGCTGTGAATATTATTGAAGGTCCTTTGATGCAGGGTATGAATGAAGTAGGCGACTTGTTCGGTGCTGGTAAGATGTTCTTACCACAGGTTGTCAAGACTGCCCGCACAATGAAAGATGCTGTAGCTATCCTTCAACCTTATATTGAAAAGGAGAAGGTAGACGGTAAGGCTATTGCAGGAAAGGTGCTATTGGCTACTGTAAAGGGCGATGTGCACGATATCGGAAAGAATATTGTGGGCGTTGTGATGGCTTGTAACAACTATGAAGTCATTGATTTGGGCGTTATGGTGCCAGCTGATCAAATTATTAAGAAAGCCAAGGAAGAGAATGTTGACTTGATTGGACTGTCTGGTCTCATTACACCAAGTCTGCAGGAGATGGTTAATAGTGTTGTAGCTTTTAAGGAATCGGGACTGAAAATTCCTGTTATGATTGGTGGCGCAACAACTTCTCAACTTCATGTTGCATTGAAGATAGCCCCATTATACGATGCTCCAGTTGTATGGGTTAAAGACGCCTCTGTCAATCCTTCCATAGCAGCAGCACTGCTTAATGACAAAGAGCGTGAATGCTTCTGCAAAGACTTAGACGCAACATACGAGAAACTTCGTGCTGGTTATAAAGAAGAACAACAAAAGGTTTTGTCCTTAAGTAAGGCAAGAGAGAACAAACTCAACCTTTTTGATTAA
- the map gene encoding type I methionyl aminopeptidase — MQLKKKRWHCLPGQEPTEMDLKIMALEKKGKLVPTRDMIKTPEQIEGIRKSGIVNTGCLDAVAEAIHAGMNTQEIDDICMQYCKDHNAIPACLNYEGYPKSVCTSINEVVCHGVPKKEDVLQEGDIINVDMTTIVDGYYADASRMFIIGKTTPEKERLVRVAKECLELGAEAAKPYSFVGDIGHAIQKHAEKNGYGVVRDLCGHGVGIEFHEQPDVVHYGHKGTGMLLVPGMVFTIEPMINMGTWKVFIDADDPYGWEVITGDEKPSAQWEHTFVMTEHGLEILTH, encoded by the coding sequence ATGCAGTTGAAAAAGAAAAGGTGGCATTGTCTTCCAGGACAGGAGCCAACCGAGATGGACTTAAAGATAATGGCTCTTGAGAAGAAGGGCAAACTCGTTCCTACACGTGATATGATTAAGACACCTGAGCAGATTGAAGGTATCCGAAAGAGTGGTATAGTCAATACTGGCTGCTTGGATGCTGTCGCTGAGGCTATCCATGCAGGAATGAATACACAGGAGATTGATGATATCTGTATGCAGTATTGCAAGGATCATAATGCAATCCCTGCCTGCTTGAACTATGAGGGATATCCTAAGAGTGTATGCACAAGTATTAATGAAGTTGTGTGTCATGGTGTTCCAAAGAAAGAAGATGTTCTTCAAGAAGGTGATATTATCAATGTTGATATGACTACGATTGTAGATGGCTATTATGCAGATGCAAGTCGTATGTTCATCATAGGAAAGACAACACCTGAGAAGGAACGATTAGTTCGTGTAGCCAAAGAATGCCTTGAGCTTGGTGCAGAAGCAGCTAAACCTTATTCCTTTGTAGGTGACATCGGTCATGCTATTCAGAAGCATGCCGAGAAGAATGGCTATGGTGTTGTACGTGACCTCTGTGGTCATGGTGTGGGTATCGAGTTCCACGAGCAGCCAGATGTTGTTCACTATGGACATAAAGGTACTGGTATGTTACTGGTTCCTGGTATGGTATTCACCATCGAGCCTATGATTAATATGGGTACATGGAAAGTCTTTATTGATGCTGACGACCCATATGGTTGGGAGGTTATCACAGGTGATGAGAAGCCTTCAGCTCAATGGGAGCATACTTTCGTTATGACAGAACATGGATTAGAGATTCTGACACATTAA
- the tsaD gene encoding tRNA (adenosine(37)-N6)-threonylcarbamoyltransferase complex transferase subunit TsaD: MVKEDIYILGIESSCDDTSAAVLRNGVILSNVTASQEVHKAYGGVVPELASRAHQQNVVPVVDQALKRAGITKEQLSAIAFTRGPGLMGSLLVGVNFAKGFARSLNIPMIEVNHLQGHVMAHFIKESDDDNHMPPFPFICLLVSGGNSQIVKVNAYNDMEVLGQTIDDAAGEAIDKCSKVMGLGYPGGPIIDRLARQGNPLAYKFAEPNVAGFDYSFSGLKTSFLYNMRKWVQEDPDFIEHHKEDIAASLEHAIVDILMKKLRLAVKETGIKHVAVAGGVSANNGLRNAFHDHAERYGWTIYIPKFSYTTDNAAMIASVGNFKYHDKDFTQMDIPVFSKVTFE, from the coding sequence ATGGTAAAAGAAGATATTTATATATTAGGTATAGAAAGCAGTTGTGATGACACAAGTGCTGCTGTCTTGAGGAATGGTGTTATCCTCAGTAATGTAACAGCCTCACAGGAGGTGCATAAAGCTTACGGAGGAGTTGTTCCTGAACTTGCATCAAGAGCACACCAACAGAACGTGGTACCTGTTGTTGACCAAGCGTTGAAGCGTGCAGGTATTACCAAAGAACAACTTTCAGCCATTGCCTTTACACGTGGTCCCGGATTGATGGGTAGTCTTTTGGTTGGTGTAAATTTTGCCAAAGGTTTTGCTCGTTCTTTGAATATCCCAATGATTGAGGTAAACCATTTACAGGGTCATGTCATGGCTCACTTTATCAAGGAAAGCGATGACGACAATCACATGCCTCCATTCCCATTCATTTGTCTCTTAGTATCTGGTGGCAATTCTCAGATTGTTAAGGTAAATGCCTATAACGATATGGAAGTACTCGGTCAGACTATTGACGATGCTGCTGGTGAGGCAATAGACAAGTGTTCAAAGGTAATGGGACTCGGCTATCCTGGTGGTCCAATCATTGATAGGCTTGCTCGCCAAGGTAATCCTTTGGCTTATAAGTTTGCAGAACCAAATGTAGCTGGTTTTGATTACTCTTTCTCAGGTCTTAAGACATCATTCTTATATAATATGAGAAAGTGGGTACAGGAAGACCCAGACTTCATTGAGCATCATAAAGAAGACATTGCAGCCAGTCTTGAGCATGCGATAGTTGACATACTTATGAAGAAGCTACGCTTAGCGGTTAAAGAGACAGGCATTAAGCATGTAGCTGTTGCGGGTGGCGTATCGGCTAATAATGGGCTTCGTAATGCGTTCCATGATCACGCAGAGCGTTATGGTTGGACGATTTACATACCGAAGTTTAGCTATACGACAGACAATGCAGCAATGATTGCCAGTGTAGGTAACTTCAAATATCATGACAAAGACTTTACACAGATGGATATCCCTGTGTTTAGCAAAGTGACTTTTGAATAA
- a CDS encoding CinA family protein produces MDFESKIISRQIGDILYASGYTIGTAESCTGGRISEAIIAIPGSSDYYKGGVVAYTDEVKEKLLGVSHEVLEEKSAVSEEVAREMVLGTINTIGVDFAIASTGVAGPGGGTAEHPVGTIWLAYGNKDEVRTFKLTEDYGRDINLAIATNKAIRLMLDFLNDMDIKSE; encoded by the coding sequence ATGGATTTTGAAAGTAAGATAATATCACGTCAGATTGGTGACATCCTTTATGCCTCAGGATATACAATTGGTACTGCAGAAAGTTGTACAGGCGGTCGAATCAGTGAGGCTATCATAGCAATCCCTGGTTCATCAGATTATTATAAAGGTGGAGTAGTTGCTTATACGGATGAAGTAAAGGAGAAACTACTTGGCGTATCTCACGAAGTTCTTGAGGAGAAAAGTGCAGTATCAGAGGAGGTTGCACGTGAGATGGTATTGGGTACGATCAATACTATCGGTGTTGATTTTGCAATTGCATCTACAGGTGTTGCTGGTCCTGGTGGTGGCACAGCAGAACATCCAGTGGGTACCATTTGGTTAGCTTATGGCAACAAAGACGAGGTAAGAACTTTTAAACTTACAGAGGATTATGGACGAGATATCAACCTCGCCATTGCTACAAATAAAGCCATCCGTTTAATGCTTGATTTCTTGAATGACATGGACATAAAGTCCGAATAA
- the rpmB gene encoding 50S ribosomal protein L28 encodes MSKICQITGKKAQIGCNVSHSKHRTKRSFDVNLFSKKFYYVEEACWIQLKISAAGLRLINKVGLDAALKQAVSKGYVDWKDIKVIGD; translated from the coding sequence ATGTCTAAGATTTGTCAAATCACAGGAAAGAAGGCACAGATAGGTTGTAACGTGTCTCACTCAAAGCACCGTACAAAGAGAAGCTTTGACGTTAACCTCTTCAGCAAGAAGTTCTACTACGTAGAGGAGGCTTGCTGGATTCAGCTGAAGATTAGTGCTGCTGGTCTTCGTCTTATTAACAAGGTAGGTCTTGATGCAGCACTAAAGCAGGCTGTTTCTAAGGGTTATGTTGACTGGAAGGACATTAAGGTAATAGGAGACTAA
- the rpmG gene encoding 50S ribosomal protein L33, producing MAKKAKGNRVQVILECTEMKNSGVAGTSRYITTKNRKNTPERLELMKYNPVLKKVTLHKEIK from the coding sequence ATGGCAAAGAAAGCTAAAGGAAACAGAGTCCAAGTTATCTTGGAATGTACCGAGATGAAGAACAGCGGTGTAGCTGGTACAAGTCGTTACATAACTACAAAGAACCGTAAGAATACTCCAGAGCGTCTTGAGCTCATGAAGTATAATCCTGTTCTGAAGAAGGTTACCCTTCACAAGGAGATTAAGTAA
- a CDS encoding DUF4295 domain-containing protein, protein MAKKAVATLHEGSTDGRAYSKVIKMVKSPKTGAYIFDEQMVPNEDVKEFFKN, encoded by the coding sequence ATGGCAAAGAAAGCGGTCGCTACCCTCCACGAAGGTTCTACGGATGGTCGCGCATATTCAAAGGTTATCAAGATGGTAAAGAGCCCTAAGACTGGTGCTTACATCTTCGATGAGCAGATGGTCCCAAATGAGGACGTTAAGGAATTCTTTAAGAATTAA
- a CDS encoding B12-binding domain-containing radical SAM protein, translating to MILPALQEAESPYWRPIKYSLFPPLGLATLAAYFSENDDVEIQDQHIEKLKLDDTPDLVCIQVYVTNAYRAYKIADEYRRRGVYVVMGGLHVTSLPDEAAQHADTLILGPGEEAFPRFIKDFRERHPQKRYVASWRSIENIPPVRRDLIKREKYFVPNSLVVSRGCPHHCDFCYKDAFYSEGKSFYTRKVDDALAEIDSLPGRHLYFLDDHLLGNPHFASELFEGMRGMGRVFQSASTVAAVLNGNLIEKAAEAGLRSLFLGFETFSPDNLRSSNKLQNLSKDYVAAVERLHSLGIMINGSFVFGLDHDDKDVFRRTVDWGIEHSITTATFHVLTPYPGTRLFQQMERDGRITSYDWSKYDTRTVVYKTLGLTAEELKQGYEWAYRNFYSWSNIFKASFGHDNIKQQLAHLFYMGGWKKFEPFWNFMIQYSNLNRMLPVLENLLANTNGHKTKRKMPKQGIELLKKTAL from the coding sequence ATGATATTACCAGCGTTGCAAGAGGCAGAAAGCCCTTATTGGCGACCAATCAAATACTCGCTTTTCCCACCTTTGGGATTAGCTACACTTGCAGCTTATTTCTCTGAAAATGACGATGTAGAGATACAAGATCAACACATTGAGAAACTAAAGTTGGATGATACTCCAGATTTGGTTTGTATTCAAGTCTACGTTACTAATGCTTATAGGGCTTACAAGATTGCTGATGAGTATAGAAGAAGAGGTGTGTATGTAGTTATGGGAGGACTTCACGTTACAAGTCTTCCTGATGAAGCTGCGCAACACGCCGACACACTTATATTAGGGCCAGGGGAAGAAGCATTCCCACGATTCATCAAAGACTTTCGCGAAAGGCACCCTCAAAAACGATATGTAGCAAGTTGGAGAAGCATTGAAAATATTCCTCCTGTACGTCGTGACCTTATTAAAAGAGAGAAGTATTTCGTACCAAACTCGCTTGTTGTTTCCCGTGGTTGTCCTCATCATTGCGACTTTTGCTACAAGGATGCCTTCTATAGCGAGGGTAAATCGTTTTACACCCGAAAGGTAGACGATGCCTTAGCTGAAATTGATAGTCTGCCTGGCAGACATCTTTATTTCCTTGACGATCATCTTTTAGGTAATCCTCACTTCGCATCAGAATTATTTGAAGGTATGCGCGGTATGGGTAGAGTCTTTCAGAGTGCCTCTACTGTTGCAGCAGTACTAAATGGTAATTTGATAGAAAAAGCTGCCGAGGCAGGATTACGAAGTTTGTTTTTAGGCTTCGAGACATTTTCTCCAGACAATCTTCGTTCAAGTAACAAACTACAAAACTTATCGAAAGATTATGTAGCAGCTGTTGAACGACTGCATAGTCTTGGTATAATGATAAACGGAAGTTTTGTTTTTGGACTTGATCATGATGATAAAGATGTATTTCGAAGAACTGTTGATTGGGGGATTGAACATAGCATAACAACAGCTACATTCCATGTTTTAACTCCTTATCCAGGAACTCGTCTGTTTCAACAGATGGAACGAGATGGACGGATTACATCCTATGACTGGAGTAAATATGATACCCGAACGGTTGTGTACAAAACATTGGGATTGACCGCAGAAGAGTTAAAACAAGGCTACGAGTGGGCTTATCGTAACTTCTATTCATGGAGTAATATTTTTAAGGCAAGCTTTGGGCACGATAACATAAAGCAGCAACTGGCTCATCTCTTTTATATGGGAGGCTGGAAGAAGTTTGAACCTTTCTGGAACTTTATGATTCAATATAGTAATCTCAATCGTATGTTACCCGTGCTGGAGAACCTATTGGCTAATACAAATGGACATAAAACAAAAAGAAAAATGCCAAAACAAGGTATAGAACTTCTTAAAAAGACCGCATTATAA
- a CDS encoding OmpH family outer membrane protein translates to MKKSFSKMAVLAMAAFAFVACNNQPVKNDTAAGKAETSTAAPAANSQKVAYVEIDSIMSQYTYWKDVTKLVKAKEANIQRTLAGKQKAIQAAAANFQQNIQANKYTQAQAQQIQASIQKQAQDADALQQRLGAEYQNEVAKYNKALSDSVHNYLKEYNKDKKYSIILAKSGDNILYADPAYNITDDVVKGMNQAYKGMKK, encoded by the coding sequence ATGAAGAAATCATTTAGCAAAATGGCAGTGCTTGCTATGGCAGCATTCGCTTTTGTTGCATGTAACAATCAGCCAGTGAAGAATGATACAGCAGCAGGTAAGGCTGAAACATCTACAGCTGCTCCAGCTGCAAATAGTCAGAAAGTAGCTTATGTAGAGATAGACTCTATCATGAGCCAGTATACTTATTGGAAAGATGTTACTAAACTTGTTAAGGCAAAAGAAGCTAACATCCAGCGTACATTGGCTGGTAAGCAGAAGGCTATTCAGGCTGCAGCTGCTAACTTCCAGCAGAATATTCAGGCAAATAAGTACACACAGGCACAGGCACAGCAGATTCAGGCAAGTATCCAGAAGCAGGCTCAGGATGCTGATGCTTTACAGCAGCGTCTTGGTGCTGAGTATCAGAACGAGGTTGCTAAGTATAACAAAGCTCTCTCTGACAGCGTGCATAACTATCTGAAGGAGTATAACAAGGATAAGAAGTATAGTATCATTCTTGCTAAGAGTGGTGATAATATCCTTTATGCTGATCCTGCTTACAACATTACAGACGATGTTGTTAAGGGTATGAACCAGGCCTACAAAGGTATGAAGAAGTAA